A region of Lycium ferocissimum isolate CSIRO_LF1 unplaced genomic scaffold, AGI_CSIRO_Lferr_CH_V1 ctg11425, whole genome shotgun sequence DNA encodes the following proteins:
- the LOC132041732 gene encoding uncharacterized protein LOC132041732: MDMLEGISKYAEYIKDIVENMNCFTKYATVALTEECVSRIQKKLPTKLKDPGSFTIKITIEKQVIARALSDLSASINLMPSSMFKKLGLGNTRPTTIILQLVDRSLARPEGIIEDVLVQIGQQTMKVNDKVEVFNVYKALKLPTIYEELSAITVVTDNTKRPLITSHNSSERTLVGEDIFRDTEAFEMVQILDLVGIYTREGEFEPLEREIGPPPKLSIEEPPKLELKPLPAHLKYAFLGDGETLPVILVVELTNEEVKISLEILRKMK, translated from the exons ATGGACATGCTGGAAGGGATTTCGAAATACGCTGAGTATATCAAGGACATCGTAGAAAACATGAATTGTTTCACAAAGTATGCCACAGTTGCACTTACTGAGGAGTGCGTATCTCGTATTCAGAAAAAACTACCTACAAAGCTGAAGGATCCGGGTAGTTTCACTATCAAAATCACAATTGAGAAGCAAGTCATTGCACGTGCACTATCTGATCTTAGTGCTAGTATCAACCTGATGCCATCATCTATGTtcaaaaaattagggttaggAAACACAAGACCTACTACTATTATTCTGCAGCTAGTAGACAGGTCTTTGGCCAGGCCCGAAGGTATTATTGAAGATGTTCTTGTGCAG ATAGGGCAGCAAACTATGAAGGTAAACGATAAAGTTGAAGTATTTAATGTGTATAAGGCTCTCAAGTTGCCCACAATTTATGAGGAGCTTTCTGCTATCACTGTGGTAACTGACAACACTAAGAGACCTCTCATTACTTCTCATAACTCGTCGGAGAGGACTCTAGTGGGTGAAGATATCTTCAGAGATACTGAAGCATTCGAGATGGTGCAGATTCTTGATCTGGTAGGAATTTATACTCGAGAGGGGGAGTTTGAGCCACTTGAAAGAGAAATTGGGCCACCGCCCAAGTTATCGATAGAGGAGCCCCCAAAGTTAGAGTTAAAGCCTTTACCCGCGCATCTCAAATATGCGTTTTTGGGTGATGGTGAAACTCTACCTGTTATATTGGTAGTAGAGCTCACAAATGAAGAAGTTAAAATTTCTTTAgagattttgagaaaaatgaaataa